TTTTatatacaattttaaaaataaaatatagcaATTATAATTATTCCATTGTTCATTATTGCTACTTTTTATCACTATGggtttcttaatttatttttgaattttttaataaactaGTCATATAATAGTTTTAAGTTGGGCAAACCAATATTAGAGAGACAACTAAATGGAAGGGCAAGTCTAATTACCCCTAAAAGAAATTGATATCTTCTTCCCCCCAATAATAAGAAAGGAATAATCTTGAGAAACAGAGAGAAAAATGAAGGGAATAGTTTAGCAACGCTTTTCTCAAAGTTGTTACACTTGCCGAATATATTATTacaattcaatttttattaaaaatttataagagATTTTTAATCTTGGTAACATTCCATGCATAGTGTATTAATTAGTTGGTGGCTTTCTTTATTCTATAGCTTTTTATTTGCTTGTCTGTTTCTAATTGTCTAGctttcttgtttcttttctctttttcttggtATTGGGTTAGGGTACAACACTGAAATCAACATCGACTGGCCTAATTACGCTGTCATTAAGCCTGCTCCAATGAAGCCCAATATCTGAAAAAATTGGTGGACTACATTAAGTCCAAAGTGCACACATACTCATTGCAATGTTTTTGATGGTTTTCTTCGAGTTCTACACTTCTAGGGTTGCTTCCACGGAAATATTGTCCCACAAAACCAAAACTAAAAAGACGAAAGTAATTGTTCTACTCAGGTGAATTATGATTGTCTTTAATTAATGGTGGATTGTAGATTTGTAATTTAAATAGCTTATTTTGATTAATGTTTCTTGTCCTTTGTTACATGGGTACATCTGACCAAGGAAAAGGAAGTAAAAATTTGCGAACATTGTAGAAATACAGATGCATGCAGGATATGAAAAATTTGCAAGAAAATATTTCTAACATAATATGATATTGGCATTGGACATAAGGAGTTTTAAAATTTGAGGTTAGCTATTAAAGTGTCTACAAATTACCATGCGATTAATCACTATGCTTAACAATAACACCAGATACTCTGgttgtaaaaagaaaaaagatcaTCAGAACAGTAACGGCTGACATGGAATTCTGTtacaatttcattttcattttcatctcaTCCTTAGTGCATAAAATGTAATGTCGATAAACAGAATGAAACAAACTTACTATGTTGAATAACATTCCATAGCTATACATTGCAAATCACAGCAGAGATAAAGAAAATTCACAATATGAAATATTTTCACAACATTCACAGAATGGAAGGTCAACCAATCCTAGTCCCAAGCCAGCACAACAGCCATCATAAATTGGAAACTTGACCTATCCTAATGTTGCCTGCATTTCAGACAACCTTAGCATTTCTCTTTCACAGCCTTTTTCGCACCCACAATTTTTCGTCATCATCTTTAGTTTTCACAATAGTTGGAGCTACATGCACCGAGCAATACTCTCTAACTTTCACCGGAGGAGCCTCCCCTAATCAAGGAACCACGACGGTGGCCACCAACAATCACATCTTTGAGCCGATGTAAGGGAACAAGGACCCTGCTTCTTGCCTGCTAAACCCCAAATATTCAATTTgaagcattaaattaaaaagagagCAGCTAAAGCTTTGCACCAAAATGTAGTAATAGCAATCTTAATTTTTGAAGTGATGCCaatttcattcttgttttaaATCACTATACACGGTCATCCATTTTTTATTCATGATTTTCACACTCAGCCGATCAACATTCTACATCATCATTTATTCATTCCTACTCCAAGTATCACCACCAGAAGAATCTTAATGTGTAAAAGACAATTAAGTGCACATGTTGTCATGCTGATTGTAGATAAGTATGCTGTGCACAAGTACAGTCAAAGACACTAGTCTAAGTAAGTGTGACAAAATAAGACTACTTTCTATGTTACAAGTGAATGCAATGCTATGAACTGACACATTTTGATTTTATATCAAAAGATTAACTGATACAGTCTAGAAAAGGTTTTACACTGTCAGAATAATCAAATCATCATAAAGTTCTACGTCTAAAGGAAAAGTTATACACATTACTGGTCTAGCAACAATACGGTATAAGATGACTATGTTAAAATACTTCGAAATTGACAGtgaatgaaaatattttaaactaaaatacgACAAAATAAAGCTTATCGTAGTAAGAGTTGAAATAGAATACCTCATCATTTACACTAAGCCACTTGAGTTGCAAAGCTCTTTCCTGCTGCCAGCGATGCCCAAGCATCACAAGGCCCATCACTGCAGCAGCAATGAAAACAGACCAAAATGTGCTTGTATCTTTTGCATGAGCATATAAGGAGGCAGCTCTTCGCTTCCACCAAGCACCACAAGGAAGATTTGAAGAGCTGTATTTATCATCTTCAGAAGGTGTCTTAGATTCCGCTAAATTGGGAGAGGCATTTGACCCTTGCTCTGTTTCAGCCTCACCTATGATTTCTCCATATGGTACACCACCAATGGCCGTTTCACTGTGTAAAGAAGTGTATTTTGCAGAGTCATACAAAGTTTCCTCTTTTCCAGTCAAATCAAAACCGGGTAGAGTTGTACCTTCCTCAAACTGTTTCCCATAAACAGACAACCTGCTGATTTTCTCATCAAAATACGGTATACCCTCAAAATCCTCTGAAACATTTAACCCTGGGAATGTCAAGTTTTCTTCACCCTTTCCAACAGATCTGGCCCCTTCTTCATTAGTACTCTCAGATGCAACATCTTTGCTTCCAGATTCGTCATGAATCTCGCTACAGTCAGGCTCCACGGGCAAGTTCTCATGTTGACTGGGTGGAAAGACAAAGTGGCCAGACATGAACAATGCGCGTGATGTTTCTGCTTCATCCTGTGCATGTATGTCTTCCTTGTTGCCATCCTTCAACTCAACTTCATCTGGACCAGGAGCAGCAGCATATGTTGATGCTGTGAGAGATACAACCTCCCAATCAGCGCCACGGGAAGTCTTTTCGTCTACATTCTCATTGTCGGCCATCTTTCGTATTCATTAGAAAAACATGTCAGAAATCCAGTTCTATGTAGAGTAAACTTAGTCAAATAAACGACTATATACCAATGCACACATACAATACAAGCATATATGAAAATCAATAACCTAGCAAAAAACTGCAagtttttaaagaaaaaagatataataaaaaaagatacaATCATGAATGTAATGTAGCTGGACCTGCGGACTGCATGTCGTAAATGTTTGTAGAGTAATCAATTATAAAGAAGGGAGCTTTTGACTTTTTGCTTAATTTTATACCCTGTATATGTGTGTGGGTGTGGGATTGCTCAATTTATAAATAACAGGTACACATCATTTGAGAttactataattttatttaaaaaaaagtgcAACTTGTGTGGTGGTGTTCAATGCATAAGTTTTTGGTGATCTTGTTACAAGTGATATACTCAGATATGAAGGAGATGCGACAGATTAAGTTGGGCAACTTTGTTCTTAATAGGGCAGAGACAAAGTGAGAAGAAAGATGATTCAAGATAAAtattaaactaaaactaaaccaGGTTAAATGGGTAATCTAAAATGTGGACGAACCTTGGTGAACGAgtaatcatcatcaatttaaaatttgaatcacAACTAATCATAAATTCCATACCATACTTACAGTTATTAGCTACTATTTCTCTACTTACACTGAATAATCAAGATAACTCAATCTAACAATAACAGTTTCCATTACAATCTCATCAATGCAACTGAAATCAAGTAACAAGCACAACTGCTTATAAACATCAACAGAAGAATCCAAGTGAAATAACACTCTATACAGGATCCTATGATAACATTAAGCACAAAACCaaataaaacaacaaatttAATCCCACTCACAAAGAACAGGTTCTAAACCAATACATGgatttaattttcttactcGAAAATAGAATAAATGAGATATGGcaaacaattatttttttttttttgggaaaaaaaagAGCTGAAAACGTCAACACTTTGACCAAATCAGACATAAAGTCATAAACAGAACAATGGGGTTCCTATGGGGTTGGAAGTTTGGGGACGTGCTTTGAGTGGGGCAAGGGACTGGGGGAATATTATATTTTGATCTAAGATTTATCGGGTCAGTTACCCTTTGTAGTAGGTGGAGCGAGGAGTGGAAAGGAGGGGTGTTACCGGCTCAAGTTACATTCACCCCAAGACTTGATGGCACTTACCTAATCACTTATAGATATCCTGATAGCTCAAATTACCCAAATAGTTTCTTGCAGAATATATCGATTAACATTACACTTATTGATAAGTATTTTATCCCAACAGTTCTTGACTCAAATAATCCTCTTTCCTCAGGATTACTCCCTACAAAATCCATTTGTTAAATCTCTCCCTTAGATGAGATCATACACTGAAATTATAGCATATATATCCAAAATAACATATATGGTAACATAGCTCTTTCCAAACCCATAGTAACATGCTACGAGAAACTTCTAAAGCCCTAAATCAAGTTCGATCAAGATTTGATAGTGACTTTTAAGGCATAAACCAACACTACAAAAGGCTAAAACAATGAATTAGCTTTTCTCGTGCCAAGTTAGAAAACACCATTTAGATAAAGCTTAATTTCTACTCCATAAATCCCTGAACATGTAAAAATACTCATTAACATTCTTTAAATACCTACATATATACATGATAAAACGACAAAAGGCACGTACAAAGATACTCTATTCTCAACACCATCATGAACATATTATTCACTCACAGTGCTTGATTTGCAGAAGAGGCTCTTCGGAACTACCGAGCTATTGTGTTGACTTGCACCAGGATCTAATATCATAAAATCAATCATAAGCATATGTTCAgcatttccttttgttatttcaAAGCATGCATAAATAACACTTTTTCTGAAAACCCACACTTAGTCATTTTCATACTCCAAAATATATAAACAATCAAATACATACAAACTCTTGTTATTGAATCAATTTCAACTAAAAGTCATCCTCTCTAATAAACCCTAAAGATTCTTACCAAATTGAAGTATACCTTGAAATAATATTTCTAGTCCTAGTTACCTTATGAGACCTGAAGTCAGAATCTTTTGTCATTTTCTTTATTCTTCTCTGaataacaaattattattatccCCAGATTCACATGAGCTTAACTTGAACTAATAACCACCCAAAAAGGAACAACCCGCTAGCACCACTACATACAAACACGCAGATTTTTCCGCTTCCTCTGTTGAAATGATTCCTTATGGTTGATTCGGGAATAGAACAGAATCCATCACAATCAATCAAAATTTACAAGCTCtaaatcaatcaatcaatcactAATTAAACCTGAATAAAGGAATCGAATCAGGTATTTATGAGAGCGTACCAAAGAGTCATGGGTCGACTGACCAGCCACTTCCAGCAGGGTAAAGGGAACAGAGGCGCGACGGCGGCGGCAGCCGTGGATTGTGGTGGGGAGcggagaagagaagagaagagaagagatcGGGATACGAGAAATGAGAATAATGATTGATGAATGAGCAACGAGAGAAGAGGGTGGGGGAAGATTCTGGTTTTCTGGGTCAGGAGTGGGGCTTGGATTTCTGTGTGGTCCCCACTACTTACGTACATCTATATCCATTgcgtttttttttaattaccaGTAAACCAATATGTTGTTTTTTGGTGACTAAACCAATATGTTGTTTAAAAAATAGGGTGACTTTTTTTTtcggatttttttaataaataaataatttaaaaaatatttaccaaaataaatatttttctcttatttcattTATATGGTAAACGAGATAAGATAGACAGACGCGATTACGTGTATATCTCGTATATATTATA
The Arachis stenosperma cultivar V10309 chromosome 7, arast.V10309.gnm1.PFL2, whole genome shotgun sequence genome window above contains:
- the LOC130941313 gene encoding ATG8-interacting protein 1 isoform X2, with amino-acid sequence MADNENVDEKTSRGADWEVVSLTASTYAAAPGPDEVELKDGNKEDIHAQDEAETSRALFMSGHFVFPPSQHENLPVEPDCSEIHDESGSKDVASESTNEEGARSVGKGEENLTFPGLNVSEDFEGIPYFDEKISRLSVYGKQFEEGTTLPGFDLTGKEETLYDSAKYTSLHSETAIGGVPYGEIIGEAETEQGSNASPNLAESKTPSEDDKYSSSNLPCGAWWKRRAASLYAHAKDTSTFWSVFIAAAVMGLVMLGHRWQQERALQLKWLSVNDEARSRVLVPLHRLKDVIVGGHRRGSLIRGGSSGES
- the LOC130941313 gene encoding ATG8-interacting protein 1 isoform X1 — its product is MADNENVDEKTSRGADWEVVSLTASTYAAAPGPDEVELKDGNKEDIHAQDEAETSRALFMSGHFVFPPSQHENLPVEPDCSEIHDESGSKDVASESTNEEGARSVGKGEENLTFPGLNVSEDFEGIPYFDEKISRLSVYGKQFEEGTTLPGFDLTGKEETLYDSAKYTSLHSETAIGGVPYGEIIGEAETEQGSNASPNLAESKTPSEDDKYSSSNLPCGAWWKRRAASLYAHAKDTSTFWSVFIAAAVMGLVMLGHRWQQERALQLKWLSVNDEQARSRVLVPLHRLKDVIVGGHRRGSLIRGGSSGES